The sequence below is a genomic window from Ottowia sp. SB7-C50.
GACGGTTTGCCGGCCGAAAAAGGCGACGGCTGCGCCACAGGCGCACCGTCGCTTTTTTGTCGTACGCAAGTTTTACTCGAATACACTTTGTGACGGTTTCGCCACCCTAAAAAAGAAAGCCGTCTCATGAGACTCCAAGCCCTTTTTCTGACCTTTGCCATGCTGCTGGCCGCGCTGCTGGCGGGCTGTGCCACCACGCGGACCGAATACCGCCCGCCCGCGGACCCGCAGGGGCGCATGTGCATCACCAACTGTTCCGGCATCAAGCAGAGCTGCGAGATGTCGCAGCAGATGATCCGGCAGCAGTGCGAGCACGATTTTCAGCGTCGCGAGGCCGCGTTCCGGCGCTGCGAAGCGGAGTACCGCAGCACGCCCACGTCCGTGTGTACGCAGTGGACATCCAGGACCGTGACGGTGAATGGCCGTACCGAAACCAGGCAGGAATGCATGGTCACGTCGTATAAGAGCAATCCCTGCCAGCGTCCGAACACCACCTGCAACAGCGGCAGCAGCTGCGACCGCAACTACGACCAGTGCTTCGTGGGCTGTGGCGGCCAGATCGTTGAAGTGCCCCTCGATTGATGAGCCTCATGCACCAGCCGCTGACACCGTTGTTCGAGAGCCAGCGCATCGCGTCGCGCGCGGCGGCCGACGTGCCTTTGGCGGTGCGGCGCGACCGCCTGGGCCGCGTCAGCGAGCTGGTGCAGACGCACGCCGATGCGCTGTGCGATGCGGTCAACGCCGATTTCAGCCTGCGCGGCCCGCGCCTGACTGAAATCGCCGACCTGTTTCTGCTGCGCGCGATGCTGGGCGATCTTCGTCGCAACCTGGCGCGCTGGTCACGGTCGCGCCGCGTGCACACCCCTGTGTACCTGCTGCCCGGCGCCGGCCATGTGCAGCGCCAGCCGCTGGGGGTGGTGGGCATCATCGGGCCGTGGAACTATCCGCTGCAGTTGACGCTGGGCCCGGCGGCGGCCGCGCTGGCGGCGGGCAACCGCGTGATGCTGAAGCCGAGCGAAACCACGGCGCGCACGTCGGCGCTGCTGGCAGAGCTGGTGGCAAAGCATTTTTCGCCGGACGAATTTGCAGTGGTGCAGGGCGACGCGGACGTCGCCGCCGAATTCGCAGCGCTGCCTTTCGACCACCTGTTCTTCACCGGTTCGACCGCCGTGGGGCGCAAGGTGGCCGAGGCCGCGGCGCGCAACCTGACGCCTACCACGCTGGAGCTGGGCGGCAAGTCGCCTTGCATCGTCGACGCCTCTTGCCAGGATCTGCAGCAGGCGGCGCTGAAGATCGCGCACGGCAAGCTGCTGAACGGCGGGCAGACCTGCATTGCGCCCGACTACGTGCTGCTGCCGCGCGGCCGCGAAGCCGAATTCACGGCCGCCTACCGGCAGGCCGTGGCGCAGTTGTTCCCGTCCATCGAAGGCAACCCGGACTACGCCGCCATCATCACCCAGCGCCATCGCGACCGCCTGCTGTCGCTGCTGGACGAAGCGCGTGCCGCCGGCGCGCAGGTCGAGGACGTGGGGCCGCCGCCTGCCACGGGCGGTGGTGGCACCACGGCTCGGCAGTTGCGGCCCATGCTCGTCTTTGGCGCACCCGCTTCGACGCGGCTGATGCAGGAAGAAATCTTCGGCCCCATCCTGCCGGTGCTGCCGTGCGACCGGCCCGAGGACGCCATCGCCCACATCCACGGCGCGGCGCGCCCGCTGGCGCTGTACTGGTTCGGCACCGACACGGCCGCGCGCGACCGGGTGCTGCACGGCACCGTGAGCGGCGGCGTGACGGTGAACGACACGCTGATGCACATCGCCCACGACGGCCTGCCTTTTGGCGGCGTGGGCGCCAGCGGCTGGGGCGCGTACCACGGCGAAACGGGGTTTCTGCGCTTCACGCACCAGAAGGCGGTGTTCGTGCAATCGCGCTGGGCGGCGGGATCGCTGCTGTACCCGCCCTATGGCCCGCGCTTTGACCGTGTGATGGCGCTGATTCGGCGGCTGCTGTAGCTCATGTTTTGATAGCTGCTCGCGCTTGTCTGGCGAGCGCTGGAGGCGGATTTTTCTTCAAGCCCTGGTGCGGAGGCGGCGCATCCGCCGCCCCGCAGTCCGCCCGCTTTCGGCGACCCGGTGCGCAGGTTCAGGCAAAGCTGTCGGCCATCAAGGCGTTGAACCAGGTGTTCATGTCCTTGAAGTCGTCCGCGCTCCAGCCGGCCGAAGCGCCCGTGGCCGCCGGCACGGACGCCATGGCGCGGGCCGCGGCGTCGTACTGGAACACGGCGTGCAGCCACGACGCCTGCGACATGGTGATGGTGGAGTAGCACGACGAGTTGGTCACCGGCGCCGGGTCGGGCTGGCCGCCGCTCAGCAGGCGGGCGATGGCGTCGGCGCACACCTTGGCTTCCTGGTTGGCGATGTGGCCCGCCTTGGGCTGCGTGGTGGCGCTGGCGTCGCCAATGATGTGCACCTTGCCTGCGCCGGCCACGGTGCTGGCGTAGCTCAGCACATCGACGGCGCCGAAGCGGCCCTCGGTGGCGTTGGCCAGGCCGGCGGTGGCCAGCAGCGCGCCGGCGCGCTGGCGCGGGATGAGGTTGATGACGTCGCCGTGAAACGTGCCGCCAGCCGTGACCAGATTCATGCCCGCCGCATCGGCCTGCAGCACCTCGGCGTTGTTGTGGTACTCGATCACCCCGCCGTGCAGGCCCAGGAAGGCGTTCATGAAGTTGTCGCGCTCGGCCACGATATCGGGGTTGGCGTCCAGCACGATCAGCTTGCTGCGCGGCTTGTTCACGCGCAGCCAGTCGGCCAGCAGGCAGGCGCGTTCGTACGGGCCGGGCGGGCAGCGGTAGGGCGTCTTGGGAATGGTCAGGATGGCCGTGCCGCCCGCCGGCATGGCCTTGAGCTGGTCGGCCAGCAGCGTGGTCTGCGCGCCGGCTTTCCAGGCGTGCGGCATGCGGTTGAAGTCGGCCAGGCCCGGCGGCAGGTCAAAGTCGATGCCGGGCGCCAGCACGATGCGGTCGGCCACCAGCGTCTGCCCGCCGGCCAGCGTCACCTTCACGCCCACCGGGTCGATGGCCAGCACGTCGCCCAGCACCACGTTCACGCCGTAGTTGGCCTTGAGCTTGTCGTAGCCGTAGGCCAGGCTGCCGATGCTGCGCTGGCCCGTCAGCACCAGGCTGCTGAGGATGTTGGAGGTGTAGCTGGCGCTGCGCTCGACCAGCGTCACGTCGATGCCGTCGCCCCACAGGCGCAGGTACTTGGCCACGGTGGCGCCGGCCATGCCGCCGCCGACGACGATGACGCGCGACCTGGCGAACGGCGTGGGCGCCGGCACGGGTGGCGTGGGCGTGGGGTCTGGGGTGGGTGCGGGTGTCGGCGTGGTGCTGTCGCTGCCACCGCCACACGCCGCCAGCAGGGTGCCGCTGGCCATCGCGCTCAACGAGGCGCGGCGCAGGAATTGTCGTCTGTCCATGGTGGTCTCTCCCTCGTGCTCAGCGTTGGCTGGCCAGCCAGGCGGCCAGCGCCTGCAGCTGCGCGTCGGTGTAGCCCATGGCGTGCTTGGCCATGATGCTGTTGCCTTCCTTGCCGGCCTGGAATTTCTTCATCTCGTTGTAAATCTCGCTGGCCGATCCGCCCGCGAGGCGCTCGAATCCTGGCCCCTTGCCGTCGGTGCCGTGGCATTGAAAGCAGTTGGAGGCCAGCAGCCGTCCAGGTTGTCCGACCTTGGCGGCTTGCGACCATGCCGTGGTGGCCGCGCCCAGCATCAGCAGCGCGATGCCCATTTTTCTCATAGGGTGCTCCTCGTTGGTGCGGGCGCCGGTGGCACCCGCGCCTGCACTGTGAACGCTCAGCCTGAAGCCAGCATTAAGGCGACGCTGAATGAGTCGCCGCGGAGGCTGGCGCTGTGGTTTGGGATGGGCTGCAAGGCGCAAACCGCAGCCATAGCGTGGGCCATGGCGAGGATTTGCAACGCTGCAGACCGCCCAAATCCACAGATGCCAGCGCCGCGAGGGGCTTGTTCAGCGTTGCCTTAAGGCCGCCTGAACGCCGCCCGCGCGTGCATCACGCCGTGCGGGCGCGAAAGCTGCTGGGTGACTGGCCGAGCGCGGCGCGGAACATGGCGCTGAAGGCGCTTTCGCTGGCGTAGCCGCAGGCGGCGGCCACCTGGCCCACGGGGGGTGCCGCGCGCCAGCAGCGGCAGCGCGTGGGCCAGCACCGCCTGCTGGCGCCATTGCTGGTAGCTGGTGCCCAGCTCGTCGCGGAACAGCCGCGCGGCGGTGCGTTCGCTGGCGCCCACGTGGCGCGCCCAGTCGGCCAGCGTGGCGCGTTCGGCCGGCGCGGCGATGACGCCCTGGCACAGCGCGCGCAGCCGCTTGTCGCCGCCGTCGGCGCGCGGCAGCGGCACGCCCAGCGTCTGCACTTGCGCACTGGCGATTTCGTGCAGGGCCAGATCGGCCAGCCGCCGTTCG
It includes:
- a CDS encoding coniferyl aldehyde dehydrogenase — encoded protein: MSLMHQPLTPLFESQRIASRAAADVPLAVRRDRLGRVSELVQTHADALCDAVNADFSLRGPRLTEIADLFLLRAMLGDLRRNLARWSRSRRVHTPVYLLPGAGHVQRQPLGVVGIIGPWNYPLQLTLGPAAAALAAGNRVMLKPSETTARTSALLAELVAKHFSPDEFAVVQGDADVAAEFAALPFDHLFFTGSTAVGRKVAEAAARNLTPTTLELGGKSPCIVDASCQDLQQAALKIAHGKLLNGGQTCIAPDYVLLPRGREAEFTAAYRQAVAQLFPSIEGNPDYAAIITQRHRDRLLSLLDEARAAGAQVEDVGPPPATGGGGTTARQLRPMLVFGAPASTRLMQEEIFGPILPVLPCDRPEDAIAHIHGAARPLALYWFGTDTAARDRVLHGTVSGGVTVNDTLMHIAHDGLPFGGVGASGWGAYHGETGFLRFTHQKAVFVQSRWAAGSLLYPPYGPRFDRVMALIRRLL
- a CDS encoding FAD/NAD(P)-binding oxidoreductase gives rise to the protein MDRRQFLRRASLSAMASGTLLAACGGGSDSTTPTPAPTPDPTPTPPVPAPTPFARSRVIVVGGGMAGATVAKYLRLWGDGIDVTLVERSASYTSNILSSLVLTGQRSIGSLAYGYDKLKANYGVNVVLGDVLAIDPVGVKVTLAGGQTLVADRIVLAPGIDFDLPPGLADFNRMPHAWKAGAQTTLLADQLKAMPAGGTAILTIPKTPYRCPPGPYERACLLADWLRVNKPRSKLIVLDANPDIVAERDNFMNAFLGLHGGVIEYHNNAEVLQADAAGMNLVTAGGTFHGDVINLIPRQRAGALLATAGLANATEGRFGAVDVLSYASTVAGAGKVHIIGDASATTQPKAGHIANQEAKVCADAIARLLSGGQPDPAPVTNSSCYSTITMSQASWLHAVFQYDAAARAMASVPAATGASAGWSADDFKDMNTWFNALMADSFA
- a CDS encoding c-type cytochrome; this translates as MRKMGIALLMLGAATTAWSQAAKVGQPGRLLASNCFQCHGTDGKGPGFERLAGGSASEIYNEMKKFQAGKEGNSIMAKHAMGYTDAQLQALAAWLASQR
- a CDS encoding helix-turn-helix domain-containing protein — protein: MGQVAAACGYASESAFSAMFRAALGQSPSSFRARTA